In Thermoanaerobacterium sp. PSU-2, one genomic interval encodes:
- a CDS encoding arginine repressor encodes MMAYNQKALRQSKIIEIIREKEIINQKQLIEELKLNKIIATQSTISQDIKELRLIKVPSTDMKSYKYAFNEDCSLPKNNFLKSIVDIKCNGNIIVIKTLSGAASAVAEMIDLLKCDDIVGSVAGDNTIFILVRKAGSTVVKEIFKSEMTN; translated from the coding sequence ATGATGGCTTATAATCAAAAGGCTTTAAGGCAATCTAAGATAATCGAGATAATAAGAGAAAAGGAAATAATAAACCAAAAACAGCTTATAGAGGAGCTTAAGTTAAATAAAATTATAGCCACACAATCGACGATTTCTCAGGACATTAAAGAGCTAAGGTTGATAAAAGTTCCAAGCACTGATATGAAATCATATAAATATGCTTTTAATGAAGACTGCAGTCTTCCTAAAAACAATTTTTTAAAATCAATAGTCGATATTAAATGTAATGGAAATATCATTGTCATAAAGACATTGTCTGGAGCGGCATCTGCCGTAGCCGAGATGATAGATCTATTAAAATGCGATGATATCGTTGGCTCTGTAGCTGGCGACAATACAATTTTTATATTGGTAAGAAAAGCGGGCAGTACAGTTGTTAAAGAGATTTTCAAAAGCGAAATGACAAATTAA
- the arcC gene encoding carbamate kinase produces MARIVVALGGNALQENPKDTSAEAQLKTAHSTAKAIVDLIEDGHEVIISHGNGPQVGQIVSTYETANSVNKNIPVMPFPECGAFSQGYIGYHLQQAIRDEMIKRGINKDVASVVTQVVVDKDDPGFKNPTKPVGSFFTEEQAKKLMEEKGYVMKEDAGRGYRRVVASPMPKKIVEEQLIKTIVNAGHVVIAVGGGGVPVIENEDGSLKGVPAVIDKDLASEKLAEILNADILMILTAVEQVAINFNKPDQKNLSLLTVEEAKRYIEEGHFAEGSMLPKVKAAIMFAESKAGRKSIIASLSKAKLAVMGISGTSIILSPVAERKLANLKA; encoded by the coding sequence ATGGCAAGAATCGTTGTAGCACTTGGAGGAAATGCACTTCAAGAAAATCCAAAAGATACATCTGCAGAAGCACAGCTTAAGACAGCACATAGCACTGCAAAAGCAATTGTAGATCTTATAGAAGATGGACATGAGGTTATCATTTCTCATGGCAATGGACCGCAGGTAGGACAAATTGTATCAACGTATGAAACCGCTAATTCTGTAAATAAAAATATACCTGTTATGCCTTTTCCTGAATGCGGTGCATTCAGTCAAGGTTACATTGGATACCACCTGCAACAGGCGATTAGAGACGAGATGATAAAAAGAGGAATCAATAAAGACGTTGCGTCTGTGGTTACACAGGTGGTGGTTGATAAAGATGATCCAGGTTTTAAGAATCCGACAAAACCTGTAGGTTCATTCTTTACTGAAGAACAGGCTAAAAAATTAATGGAAGAGAAAGGATATGTAATGAAAGAAGATGCTGGCAGAGGTTATAGGAGAGTTGTCGCATCACCAATGCCGAAAAAGATCGTTGAAGAGCAATTGATAAAAACGATTGTCAATGCAGGACATGTGGTTATTGCGGTAGGCGGTGGCGGCGTGCCAGTAATTGAAAATGAAGATGGAAGCTTGAAAGGCGTTCCAGCAGTTATAGATAAGGATCTGGCCTCTGAAAAATTAGCTGAAATTTTAAATGCGGATATTCTCATGATACTTACGGCTGTAGAACAAGTTGCGATAAACTTTAACAAGCCAGACCAAAAGAATTTATCGCTGTTGACGGTAGAGGAAGCCAAAAGATATATAGAAGAAGGACATTTTGCAGAAGGCTCAATGTTGCCTAAGGTCAAAGCGGCAATAATGTTTGCAGAGTCTAAGGCAGGACGAAAATCGATAATAGCATCGTTAAGCAAAGCGAAATTAGCAGTGATGGGCATAAGTGGAACTTCCATAATCTTAAGTCCTGTCGCTGAAAGAAAACTTGCTAATTTAAAAGCTTAA
- a CDS encoding basic amino acid/polyamine antiporter, translating into MEGSVGKQKKLGLMLLIALGVGSMIGGGIFNSPTDLIGVSNPQSALIAWLIGGIGVVSLALVFQMLANKRPSLTGGIYSYARAGFGEFVGFNSAWGYWLSAWLGNVAFLVLLFKTFNSLLGKGHELKPVVTFIVASILLWIIHYIITRGIKDAGVVNAIVTVAKLLPLILVIIFGLIVFKVPIFNVHNWTTTLASDGSASSLIGQIKGAMGTILWCFIGVEAATVLSERAESQKIVGKATVLSILITLLIYMLISTIAMGVVPAKVLAKASTPLANVLEATILGGAGGVIVKLGLIVSLLGATLSWILLAAEIPYVAAKDGVMPKWFSRENKNGVPINSLILTNVLTQMFLVSLLSDKLQSAYYTLYYMATTLILIPYLFSALFSLKVCNEDKSIVVDTVISLIATVYSLYVIYAVGISYLGLAFIMYAIGIIPYYIAKRERGEKVSKAEVISMAIMVLIAIIMIYEVATGKITP; encoded by the coding sequence ATGGAAGGTAGTGTTGGGAAGCAAAAAAAGTTGGGGCTGATGCTTTTAATAGCATTGGGCGTGGGTTCGATGATTGGTGGAGGTATATTCAATAGCCCTACTGATCTTATTGGTGTATCAAATCCGCAGTCAGCACTTATTGCGTGGCTGATTGGCGGCATTGGTGTAGTTTCGTTGGCGCTGGTGTTTCAGATGCTGGCAAATAAAAGACCAAGTTTGACAGGTGGTATTTATTCTTATGCAAGAGCAGGCTTTGGAGAATTTGTAGGATTTAATTCTGCATGGGGTTACTGGTTAAGTGCTTGGCTTGGTAACGTTGCATTTTTGGTTTTGCTTTTTAAAACATTTAATAGCTTGCTTGGAAAAGGGCATGAGTTAAAACCAGTAGTTACTTTCATAGTTGCTTCAATTTTGCTTTGGATAATACATTATATCATTACAAGAGGAATTAAAGATGCTGGTGTCGTAAATGCGATTGTAACAGTTGCAAAGCTGCTTCCGTTGATTTTAGTTATCATATTTGGATTGATAGTTTTCAAGGTTCCAATTTTTAATGTACACAACTGGACCACGACACTTGCATCCGATGGCAGTGCAAGCAGCTTAATAGGACAGATAAAAGGTGCCATGGGAACCATATTGTGGTGCTTCATAGGCGTCGAAGCTGCAACAGTATTGTCTGAAAGAGCTGAATCTCAAAAAATAGTAGGTAAAGCAACAGTTTTAAGCATCTTGATTACACTTTTGATTTACATGCTTATATCCACAATTGCAATGGGCGTTGTGCCTGCAAAGGTTTTAGCAAAAGCCAGCACTCCATTGGCAAATGTGCTTGAAGCCACTATATTAGGAGGCGCTGGTGGAGTTATCGTAAAGCTTGGCCTTATAGTATCACTTTTAGGCGCGACTTTAAGCTGGATATTGTTAGCTGCAGAAATCCCTTACGTAGCGGCAAAAGATGGGGTTATGCCTAAGTGGTTTTCCAGAGAAAATAAAAACGGAGTGCCGATAAATTCACTTATTTTGACTAATGTGTTAACACAAATGTTTTTGGTATCATTGCTATCTGATAAATTACAATCTGCATACTATACATTGTATTATATGGCAACTACATTGATACTTATACCATATCTTTTTTCAGCACTGTTTTCTTTAAAAGTATGCAATGAAGACAAATCTATAGTCGTTGATACGGTAATTTCTTTGATAGCCACTGTATATTCTTTGTACGTGATTTATGCTGTAGGCATATCCTACTTAGGTCTCGCATTCATTATGTATGCAATAGGTATAATTCCTTACTATATTGCTAAAAGAGAAAGAGGAGAAAAAGTCAGTAAAGCTGAAGTCATATCTATGGCGATAATGGTTTTAATAGCGATTATCATGATTTATGAAGTTGCGACAGGAAAAATAACACCGTAG